TTAAATCTCTTGAAATCAAAAGAAGCTTTAAGGGAGAGATCTCCATTGGGCGATGTTGGCCAAACTATCGCATCAGGCATAGGAGTGGAAGGGATATTGTAGTCGCGAATCCGCAACTGAAGATGGGCAGGAATGGGGGTCACGGCTTTAGAAAAATCCCAACAGCCATTGACAACAAGGGAACTTACGGGCTGTTCGACAATGATGGACGGGTCGTCAATTCCCAAATGTAACGGCTCTCCACACCATTTGTCAGACCAAAGCAGGATCTTAGCACCATCACCCAAACACCAAGAGTAATTTTCCTCAACAATGTGCAGCTCCGATTTAAGACTGGACCAAATCGAGGAGAAGATGTGATGTCTAATAGTCTTACCTTTGCGGAAAACTCTTTGTCTCAGCAGAACAGCCCAAGAGGAGTTAGATTGGAAAAAATCCCAAGCAAGTTTAAGCTTGCAAGCTGCATTTAGACTAGCAATAGATCTAATGCCAAGACCTCCTTCAACAAGGGGAAGGCACATGCTATTCCAAGCCACAGTGATAACTTTATTCTTAGAGATTTCGCCGCTCCAAATAAAACGCTTTATCGCACGCTCAATATCCCGAATGAGAGAGATAGGCCAATCATAGATAGCCATACTATGAAGGAGCATACTTTGGACGACCGATTTAACGAGCTCCACTCTACCGGCAAACGAAAGAAGGGAACCCTTCCAAGAGGCCAGTTTAGAAATGACTTTATCCGCGATAGGACGTAAAAAGACCGCCTTGGGTTTACCTTTGAACAACGGGACACCAAGGTAAACAAAAGGAAGGGATCCAGTCTTGAAACCCATCAGGGATGACAGAATGTTCAATCTCGACGAAGACATGGCACCACCGAAAATGAAGGATTTATTGCAATTAACATACTGACCTGAAACAGCCGCATATTCTTCTAGAGTAGTAAGAATGGTTTTTACGTTGGATATTTTTCCTTTGCAGAAAATTAGGACATCATCAGCATAGAGAAGATGAGATGGAACAGATGTATTGTTAGGTCCCTTTATAATATCAATCTTCTTAGAGGAGACAAGGAGAGAGAGTTTTCTGCTTAAGACCTCTTCAGCCAGGCAGAAAAGAAGCGGAGATAAGGGGTCGCCTTGACGGACGCCACGGGagcaggaaaaataaccgttgaGCACACCATTAACATTGATCGATAGATGAGCAGAGTAGAGAATACCATGGATCCAGGAGCAGAAAGTAGAATTAAACCCAAACTTTTTCAGGACATTGATTAAGAAATTCCAGTCGAGGGTGTCGAAAGCTTTGGAGATGTCGACCTTTAGCGCAATGTTCCCACACCAAGATTTAGAGTCTAAGAGATTAATTGCCTCGGAGGCCAAACCAATACAATCATGTATATGTCTTCCATGAATAAAACCGCGTTGCTCATGCGAAACCAACACCGGCATGATGGAGGCGAGCCTATCCGCAAGAATTTTGGAGATGAtcttaaatttaaaattcgaaaCCGCAATAGGACGATATAACTCCAATGAATCAGCCCCTTTGATCTTCGGAATAAGAATAATAGCGTTAGCGTTAAAGCCCGGCAGAATCCAACCTGTAGTAAAAAATTGGATGACGGCATTGGAGACATCGTGCTTGACAATATCCCAGAATTTTTGAAAAAACACGGCACCAAAACCGTCTGGCCCCGGCGCACCATCACCATTGAGATTGAAAACTGCAGCAGAAATTTCTTCTAGAGATGGGATGGCAGTAAGGATCCTGTTTGTCGCCTCATCCACCAGCGAAGGAATGACAGAATCCACAAGATTAGTACCCTGCAATAATAAAGAGTTAGTAGAAAAGAGATTTTCAAAAAAAGCCACTGTATGGGAAGCAATTGAAGCTGGGTCAGAGAGGACATTGTCTCCATTAGAAAGCATAGAGATAGGGcggaacttttgtttaattttagtAATGCGATGGAAGAAAGCAGTATTTCGGTCACCCTCCGAACTCCACTTGACTTTGGATTTACTCCTCCAAAAATCCTCCTCCATGGCAAGGGCTTTTGTCAAATTGGATTGGGCCACCAATTCCTGGTTCTTGAGATAAGCAGAAGATCCCTTGATCTGAATGTTATGCTGAATAACATTTAACTCCTCTTCTGCTTTCTTGACATTCTCGGAGATGTTACCGAAAATGTTTTTGTTCCATCCTTTAAGATCTTTTTTGAGGAGCTGCAGTTTTTTAGATAGAATAAACATGGGACAGCCGACGATTCTTTGAGACCAAGCATTCTCAATCACCGATCTGCAGCCTTCATGAAGCACCCAAGCACTAAGGAATTTGAACTGGGAAGCCGTTCTCACAGCATTAATGTGAAAGTCCAAAAGAATTGGGTGATGATCCGAGCAAACTTTAGGGAGAGTGGAAACTGAGATGTTGTTGCAAACATTAACCCAACAGGAATTCCCGATACAACGATCAAGTCTCCTCTCAACAGAAAAAGGGAAGTCTCTCTTGTTGGTCCAAGTGAATCTAGCACCAGTAGTAGGAAAATGAAGCAGACTATTAGAGTCGGTCCATTGTTGAAAGTCAAGCATAGGCCTCTTTGCAGGAGAAAGTCTGCCTCGATGCTCATGAGCTCCAATGATTGCGTTAAAATCACCGAGGAAAGCCCATGGGAGAGGATGAGAAGAAAGAAGGGCCGAAAGGTCTTTCCAAAGGTCCCTTCTTTTGTACAGGTTTGTAGAGGCGTAAACAGACGCAAAAGCCAATAAACAGTTGTCCAAAACGATTTCGAAAGCTATGAATTGATCAGATAAGGAGATAATCTTCGGATTGAGTTCATCCCTGCAAATACCCCAAAGAGAGGGTTGATCCATGTTGTTAGAAGAAAAAAACTTTAGGCCCAAATGAGCCAGCCAGTTGGGAGGAAACTTAGCAAACTCGATCTTAGGTTCAGCAATAAACAGAAAATCAGGCTTGTGTAATTTTATTAAGCGCTTTAAGGCTAATCTAGATGAGACATTAGCCACGCCCCGGATGTTCCAAAAAAGGCACTTCATAAAGACGATTTCTTTGGTCCTGCTTGAGACCTGGTGGAGTGTTTTTTCTTTGACCTCGTAACGTGTTTCTGTTGGAGGTTAGCAACTGCAGTGGAGAAAGCACCCTCTGGTAATCCAGCAAGGTTGTCCCATGAATTTTGCAAAAATGCCTCAGTGTCAGGAGCAGCCAAAGCCTGAGTGGCCTCAACAAATTCAGATATTGGTGAGTCAATATCCTCTGGGGGATTAGCAATATAGTTAAGAGAGCTACTGACTACAGCATTTCTATCCACCACAAGGTTGTTAACAACAGGTTCAAGGATAGGGGTGCCGCCCTCAACTTCAGCAACTAAGACCGCGACATCCAACACACCAGCATCTGTTTCCGTATCAATAACAAGAGTGCTCGTAACATTTACTTTTCCACCAGCAGGATCTATGTTCGCATCAGGTTGAGCCGCAGCGACATGAGGTTTCAAAACCGGCTTGAGAGTctcttgagattttgaagaagagttaATATCTTGTTTTCGCAGCAGCTTGCAGTCATGCACAGAGTGGCCCTGTTTCTTACAGTGACTACAAAACTCAGGAAGATTCTCGTATTCTATATCAGCGAAAAACGCAAAACCTTCCCTCTCCACTAAGACATTATGATTCAGAGGTGAAGATAGGTCCATATCTATAAGGACTCTAACGAAATGCCCAAATGTACGGTCCATCCTTGGCTTTGCAGAGGCAGAATCAATACAGATGGGTGTTCCAACACAGCTTGCTATTGCAAATAGAATCCGGGGTCGCCAATATTCTTGAGACAATCCAAAAAACCTAACCCAAACTTGAGCAGTTGTATTGTTTTGAGAGGCTGGGTTAAAATCTCTAGTCCAAGCAAAAAGCTTTAAAGAACCCGGGCTTAAGCTGATAGATCCTGACGCTCTAACGCTGCGCATATCCTCCGCGTTAGCAAAAGTAAATTCATAGTACCCTCTACCCAATGAAAGAACGCCCCAATTTTTTACATTGGGCCAGAGAGAAGAAAGTTTCTTGCGAAGTGCTACAACCGTGAGAGGAGTAGAACCTTTTGGCCACAATACTCGACCGTGAAGGTTGTTTTTGCATTCATCAAGACCGGCTTTATATTCGTCTTCAGGGATGGTAATAGACGGTCTGTCACCCTTGATGACAGGATGAGGCAGTTGTGAAACTGGGATATCACAGACTCCTCGCAGAGCTTGAGCAAAGGATTTCACATGAGTTTGCTTTTGGAGATTCTCGACAGAAGAGGACGGAGGGTTGATAGGAACCGAAGGGATTGGATTAATTTCAGGAAAGAGTGCATCAAAATCCATTGGAGATTAGAAAAGGGGAAAATGAGAAATTAGGGATTTGAGAGTATCATCGAGAGAGTTTTGATCCATAAATCGGACAATATCATTCTGAGAGGGAGACGATGCTTCTCCTTCCTCTCTTCTtttccattttaaaaaaaaataaaaataaaaacaactatTGATACCATGACATGTGggatagaaataaaaataacaaaataaaaaaaactaacactACACATAGCATACATGGATGAGAGAGTGAAAACATTAGTTTCTATTCCTCAAATACTCTCTCTGTTACAAACACACATCATATATAGTACCATATTCTTCTTCAAGAACAACACAAAAATAAGATTCATATCTCTCACAATCAAACATTGTCGCCCTTCAATTTTAAACAAACAGCACATACAATAATCATTTGAAGGAAATAAAATCGGAGAAAAGAACCTGAAATTGAATGGCATGCGACAAAAGGATCGATCGGGGGCTGCTTGCAGTTTGAGGAACGGTCGGATCCGGTGTGGTTTTTCCGGCTTTGCGTGAATGGGTGCTGCGTCGTTGTGCTTCTTGTTGTTCTATTCTCTGCAAAAATACAATCGATTTGTAGAAGTGGTTGTGTCCGTAATTGAATCGTGATTGTCGGAGATGGTGACCGCGGATGAGAACTTTGGAAGTCGTTGTGTTTGCAGTCGGTGGTTGGAGATGAGCATTGTGTTGTCGTTGCAATTTAGCGAGTTTTGCTAAGCGTGGTGCGTCATTCGGCATCGAAGATGAAGATGCTGTTGTTGTGCGACTTGGCGGTTGGTCGATTCGGTGATGATGAGAATTGGTGATGTTGATTGCGATGGTAGCGTTTCTCCTCGCGCTATTATAGCTTTCACTCTCAAATTCTTACCgactgtgccaattcatttattcgaaatgaaATGGCGTTCGTaagtatatgagggcaaattttggggtatgacaggttcaTTCATGGCTTCTCAATTTAGTTTTTGAACAATTGTTCAAACGATCATTTTCTTAGAAAATGCTCTTGATTTATGAGCAGATCTTAAGGAAAGATTTGCTAAAGTTGATAGAATTCGAGTTTCAAATCTTCGAGTTGAGATCAGCAATCTCAAACAAGGTACCAAATAAGTTCTTGATTATTACACTAAAATGTGTGGATAATAGGAAGGCCTAAATTCACACATACATATGCCGACTTGTACGTGCATTCAGCAATGTAGTTGTGAAGCTATGTGTCCTGCAAGAAATTTCCGCATGATTGATCACATCATTCAGTTTTTAACAGATTTGAATGACAAATTTTTTGTTATAAAGTCTCAGGTTCTTCTTATGGACTCTCTACCCTCCATTAAAAAGATCTACTCAATGGTCATTCAAGAAAGCAACAACATTCCTAAGAAAGCAACAACATTCCTTTTACCTAAACCTGGAAATAGCTCTCAAACTAAAACATGCAGTAGTAACAACATTCCTACTgaatgttttaatttaaattatatagaTATGAAGTGGAAGAAATTGTGAAGtgaaaatagacaaatcaatcatATAATAATACCATAAAAATGGCTTTCAAATCAACTGCGCACAATAAAAACTTCCTAGTCGAAAGACATGAACATCGTAGATGGGTTAATAACTGTTggaatatattatttctatttgtattatttccctatttgtattatttccctatttgtattatttccctttattctccattaaggaaagaattaatatcattaTTGTATTACCATTATATATACCAGCCTAGAGCTGAGGAATAAAATACAACAACTTTTTTACCATTCCTTTCAATATGGTATCAAGAGCTTTGGGTTAGGGTTTACTGTAAAACTTCCACAACAGCTTCCGGTTGACATACCCGTTTAATCCCCTATGGTGAATCACGGCACGAATTGGCCCGCTCTAGGTTTTGCCTACACCGGATCCAATAATGGCAACGGTGGCGGAAACGGCAATGGTGGCGGAAACGGCGACGAAACATCGGGTGTCAC
The Vicia villosa cultivar HV-30 ecotype Madison, WI linkage group LG6, Vvil1.0, whole genome shotgun sequence genome window above contains:
- the LOC131614970 gene encoding uncharacterized protein LOC131614970, which produces MDFDALFPEINPIPSVPINPPSSSVENLQKQTHVKSFAQALRGVCDIPVSQLPHPVIKGDRPSITIPEDEYKAGLDECKNNLHGRVLWPKGSTPLTVVALRKKLSSLWPNVKNWGVLSLGRGYYEFTFANAEDMRSVRASGSISLSPGSLKLFAWTRDFNPASQNNTTAQVWVRFFGLSQEYWRPRILFAIASCVGTPICIDSASAKPRMDRTFGHFVRVLIDMDLSSPLNHNVLVEREGFAFFADIEYENLPEFCSHCKKQGHSVHDCKLLRKQDINSSSKSQETLKPVLKPHVAAAQPDANIDPAGGKVNVTSTLVIDTETDAGVLDVAVLVAEVEGGTPILEPVVNNLVVDRNAVVSSSLNYIANPPEDIDSPISEFVEATQALAAPDTEAFLQNSWDNLAGLPEGAFSTAVANLQQKHVTRSKKKHSTRSQAGPKKSSL